A single window of Anomaloglossus baeobatrachus isolate aAnoBae1 chromosome 9, aAnoBae1.hap1, whole genome shotgun sequence DNA harbors:
- the LOC142250917 gene encoding uncharacterized protein LOC142250917, with product MEERMEHVEDTLHAESVIVKPDIESKLKEGKPVIITIPMDDECKSSDVYVISDASAVKQEMGSEINPLPCSKTPPEGVYVISDTLTVKQEPRPEINPLPLIKSPPQGVYVISDTSKVKQEPRPEINPLPLKSPPQDVYVIPDSSPIKQEPESEINPLPHSKSLPQGSADVYVIPDSSPIKQEPESKINPLPHSKSPEEESASIIINIDDDEDEACYENVQQAPKAEKNPADWIIQDVITPMQSKNAQSQKEPVSVWFVKSMKVSNENQNNPGGNPVKSEPKVTEKKPVVNVLSSSAPQQSSPIASGFLESLGLPNGQASKFGAHPGDMAMGGHLMDEIEEKIQVCSECSMCFTSLSDLEFHMKGHKGGSPWICSDCGKSYYTKASLDRHHITHIREKPLKCHECGKAFAKQLNFEMHLRLHAGEVLFPCTECEKLFNSKASCDRHVRAHKMVRPHVCPQCGKGFLYNGCLIRHLRVHTGERPFPCPECGRCFRQTSALNRHVKTHSGEKPYDCSECGKCFTHQSDMNRHKETHRREQYFAQCAPSNESSLPTYIVL from the exons ATGGAAGAGAGGATGGAGCACGTGGAGGACACGCTTCATGCAG AATCTGTAATTGTGAAGCCGGACATCGAATCAAAGCTAAAAGAAGGGAAGCCGGTGATTATCACTATTCCTATGGATGACGAGTGCAAGTCTTCAG ACGTTTATGTGATTTCCGATGCCTCAGCAGTAAAACAAGAAATGGGATCTGAGATTAACCCTTTACCGTGCAGCAAGACACCCCCAGAAG GCGTTTATGTGATTTCTGATACCTTAACAGTAAAACAAGAACCGAGGCCCGAGATTAACCCTTTACCACTCATCAAGTCACCGCCACAAG GCGTTTATGTGATTTCTGATACCTCAAAAGTAAAACAAGAACCGAGGCCCGAGATTAACCCTTTACCGCTCAAGTCACCGCCACAAG ACGTTTATGTGATTCCTGATTCTTCACCCATAAAGCAAGAACCGGAATCTGAAATTAACCCTTTACCACACAGCAAGTCACTGCCACAAG GATCCGCAGACGTTTATGTGATTCCTGATTCTTCACCCATAAAGCAAGAACCGGAATCTAAGATTAACCCTTTACCGCACAGCAAGTCACCGGAGGAAG AATCTGCGTCTATTATAATCAATatcgatgatgatgaagatgaagcCTGCTATGAAAACGTGCAACAGGCGCCTAAAGCCGAGAAAAACCCTGCAG ACTGGATCATTCAGGATGTCATCACCCCAATGCAGAGTAAAAATGCTCAAAGTCAGAAGGAACCGGTCAGTGTCTGGTTTGTGAAGAGCATGAAGGTCAGCAACGAGAACCAGAACAACCCTGGAGGGAACCCCGTAAAGAGTGAGCCTAAAGTTACCGAGAAGAAACCTGTGGTGAATGTGCTGAGCTCGTCTGCACCGCAGCAGTCTTCCCCCATTGCCTCCGGGTTTCTTGAAAGCCTGGGGCTGCCTAATGGTCAGGCCTCCAAGTTTGGGGCCCATCCTGGTGACATGGCCATGGGGGGCCACCTGATGGATGAGATAGAAGAGAAGATCCAGGTTTGCTCCGAGTGTTCAATGTGCTTCACCTCGCTCTCGGATCTGGAATTTCACATGAAGGGGCACAAGGGGGGAAGCCCCTGGATCTGCTCCGATTGCGGGAAGTCGTATTACACCAAGGCGAGTCTCGACAGACACCATATAACGCACATAAGGGAGAAACCCCTGAAGTGTCACGAATGCGGCAAAGCTTTCGCCAAGCAACTCAATTTTGAGATGCATCTGCGGCTCCACGCCGGGGAAGTGCTGTTCCCCTGCACCGAGTGCGAAAAGCTGTTCAACTCCAAGGCCTCTTGCGACCGACACGTGCGAGCGCACAAGATGGTGCGTCCGCACGTCTGCCCGCAGTGTGGGAAAGGCTTCCTGTACAACGGCTGCCTCATCAGGCACCTCAGGGTCCATACTGGAGAGCGTCCGTTTCCATGTCCCGAATGCGGCAGGTGCTTCCGTCAGACTTCGGCTCTCAATCGTCACGTAAAGACTCATTCTGGCGAGAAGCCGTACGACTGCTCGGAGTGCGGGAAGTGTTTCACCCATCAGTCCGATATGAACCGACACAAGGAGACCCACAGAAGAGAGCAATACTTCGCACAGTGTGCGCCAAGCAACGAGAGCTCCTTACCAACATACATTGTTTTATGA